A window of Bacteroidales bacterium contains these coding sequences:
- a CDS encoding M50 family metallopeptidase: MKKEYILYALPLVVLLFNRIPYLGKYLRVVNTLIHESGHALMALLMRGEVYEVELFSNRAGTATTKTKGKFRFFMVAFAGYPVGSAFAWLMFYFISKGQYSVVLYSLATVSLLNLTFLVRNTFGLIWLVVFVMLVLIVKFYGDDMMRYIFCAFITGIMLFEALYSSVELITLAFRKSKSAGDAAILAQITRIPAMFWAIIFFLISLLFIYLSIKLFFPI; this comes from the coding sequence TTGAAAAAAGAATATATCTTATATGCCCTGCCGTTGGTTGTATTGCTCTTTAACCGCATTCCTTATCTGGGAAAATACCTGAGGGTGGTCAACACCCTGATACACGAGAGCGGTCATGCCCTGATGGCATTACTGATGAGGGGAGAAGTTTATGAAGTGGAGTTATTCAGCAACCGTGCAGGTACAGCAACAACAAAAACAAAGGGGAAATTCAGATTTTTTATGGTAGCCTTTGCCGGCTATCCCGTTGGTTCGGCTTTTGCCTGGCTGATGTTTTATTTTATCAGCAAAGGGCAATATTCCGTGGTGCTGTATTCGCTTGCAACGGTTTCTTTGCTCAACCTTACTTTTCTTGTAAGGAATACTTTCGGGCTGATATGGCTTGTAGTGTTTGTAATGCTTGTGCTGATAGTGAAGTTTTACGGCGATGATATGATGAGATATATTTTTTGTGCATTTATTACCGGAATTATGCTGTTTGAGGCGTTGTATTCTTCTGTAGAACTTATAACATTGGCTTTTCGCAAATCTAAATCAGCCGGTGACGCTGCCATATTGGCCCAAATCACCCGCATACCTGCCATGTTTTGGGCAATAATATTCTTTCTGATATCGCTGTTGTTTATTTATTTAAGCATAAAACTCTTCTTCCCGATATAA
- the gyrB gene encoding DNA topoisomerase (ATP-hydrolyzing) subunit B: MSEKEKVNGTNNAIENTNYDADSIKVLEGLEAVRKRPAMYIGDTGTRGLHHLVVEVVDNSIDEALAGYCNNIEVKINPDNSITVEDNGRGIPTGMHEQEQRSALEVVMTVLHAGGKFDKNSYKVSGGLHGVGVSCVNALSSEMKVTVYREGKIFEQEYSCGNPIYPVRVAGESDKTGTSITFKPDKSIFYITEYNYELLSSRLRELAYLNKKVKLVLTDLREHEENGNGKHHDEFYSENGLKDFIEYLDATREKLMPDPICIDGEKNDIPIDIAMQYNSSFAENIHSYVNNINTHEGGTHLAGFRRALTRTLKTYAEKTGMLAKLKFDINGDDFREGLTAIISVNVLEPQFEGQTKTKLGNNEVMGAVDQLVSELLTYYLEEHPKEARTIVNKVILAATARHAARKARELVQRKNVLSGSGLPGKLADCSEKDSALCEIFLVEGDSAGGTAKQGRDRKTQAILPLRGKILNVEKAMPYKIFESEEIKNIFTALGITIGTAEDSKELNLDKLRYHKIVIMTDADVDGSHIATLILTFFFRYMKELIERGHVYIATPPLYLIKKGNEQHYCWTEEQREQVVAEFSKTGKESSIHIQRYKGLGEMNSEQLWETTMNPEKRMLRQVNIVNGTEADRIFSMLMGDEVPPRREFIEKNAKYARIDV; the protein is encoded by the coding sequence ATGAGCGAAAAAGAAAAAGTGAACGGCACTAATAATGCTATTGAAAACACAAATTATGACGCTGACAGCATAAAAGTGCTTGAAGGGCTTGAGGCTGTAAGGAAACGCCCTGCCATGTATATTGGCGACACCGGAACAAGGGGTTTGCACCACCTTGTGGTAGAAGTTGTTGATAACTCCATTGACGAAGCACTTGCCGGTTATTGTAATAATATTGAGGTAAAAATCAACCCGGATAATTCCATCACCGTGGAAGATAATGGCCGCGGTATTCCCACAGGTATGCACGAACAGGAACAACGTTCCGCCCTGGAAGTTGTCATGACAGTTTTGCATGCGGGGGGAAAATTTGATAAAAACTCCTACAAAGTCTCCGGAGGGCTTCATGGCGTGGGTGTATCATGCGTCAATGCTCTTTCGTCAGAAATGAAAGTTACGGTTTATCGCGAAGGGAAAATATTTGAACAGGAATATAGTTGCGGGAACCCTATTTACCCTGTGCGGGTAGCAGGCGAATCGGATAAAACAGGTACCAGTATCACATTTAAACCTGACAAATCTATTTTTTATATCACAGAATATAATTATGAGTTGTTGTCATCACGCCTTCGTGAACTGGCATACCTGAATAAAAAAGTAAAACTTGTGCTTACTGATTTGCGCGAACACGAAGAAAACGGCAACGGAAAACATCACGATGAGTTTTACTCTGAAAACGGGCTAAAAGACTTTATTGAATACCTCGATGCTACCCGTGAAAAACTCATGCCCGACCCTATTTGCATTGATGGCGAAAAAAATGACATCCCCATTGATATTGCTATGCAATACAATTCATCCTTTGCCGAAAATATACATTCATACGTTAATAATATAAACACCCATGAAGGCGGTACTCACCTTGCTGGTTTCAGAAGGGCGCTTACAAGAACGTTGAAAACTTATGCCGAGAAGACAGGCATGTTGGCAAAACTGAAATTCGATATCAACGGCGACGATTTCCGCGAAGGGCTCACGGCTATTATTTCAGTTAATGTTCTGGAGCCTCAGTTCGAAGGGCAGACGAAAACCAAACTTGGTAACAACGAAGTGATGGGGGCAGTGGACCAACTTGTCAGCGAATTGCTGACATATTATCTGGAAGAACACCCGAAAGAAGCCCGCACTATTGTCAATAAAGTGATTTTGGCTGCAACTGCGCGCCATGCAGCACGTAAAGCCCGGGAGTTGGTACAACGAAAAAATGTCCTTTCCGGCTCAGGGTTACCCGGCAAACTTGCAGATTGCAGCGAAAAAGACTCTGCCCTGTGTGAAATTTTTCTTGTAGAGGGCGACTCCGCAGGAGGCACCGCCAAACAGGGCCGTGACAGAAAAACACAAGCCATACTGCCGCTTAGGGGAAAAATACTCAATGTAGAAAAGGCCATGCCTTACAAAATATTTGAATCAGAAGAAATAAAAAATATCTTTACAGCTCTGGGAATCACAATAGGAACGGCAGAAGACAGCAAAGAACTCAACCTTGACAAGCTTCGTTATCATAAAATCGTCATCATGACAGATGCTGACGTGGACGGAAGCCATATCGCCACCCTGATACTCACTTTCTTCTTCCGTTATATGAAAGAATTGATTGAACGAGGCCATGTTTACATTGCTACTCCCCCGCTATACCTGATAAAAAAAGGCAACGAGCAACACTACTGCTGGACAGAAGAACAGCGTGAACAAGTTGTGGCTGAGTTTTCTAAAACAGGAAAAGAATCCAGCATCCACATACAACGATACAAAGGTTTGGGAGAAATGAACTCAGAACAGCTTTGGGAAACCACCATGAACCCTGAAAAACGTATGCTCAGGCAGGTAAACATTGTGAATGGCACAGAAGCCGACCGGATTTTCAGTATGTTGATGGGCGATGAAGTACCCCCGAGAAGAGAATTTATAGAAAAAAATGCAAAATACGCAAGAATTGATGTTTAA
- a CDS encoding tetratricopeptide repeat protein, with protein MRKKIMFFLLCCAMITGNAALYAQKTSFYQSPLITYRDAIELFNKEKFGAAQEKFKQLLGIKYYPTEMRANAAYYNAICGLKLFNADAENLAMAFIKAYPENPKTNITYFQLADYYFKSKKYDEALKAYEKTNSEQLSAENLAEYKFKSGYCYFTQQDYDKAKKAFFDIIDKESKYYAPANYYFAHIAYTEKNYETALKSFRKLQADEAYSKIAPFYMIQIYYYQQKYDEVTALAPALLADSNNRRYPEISRIAAEAYYQTERYSEAIPYLENYLQRNTTPMSLQDYYMAGFTYFKTGNYNQAIDNFKKISTAENDSLTQLTCYHLAECYLATEQKQFAINMFSAAYKMDFDKDVQENAMFSYAKLSYETGYNPYNESINVFNEYIDKYPNSSNLDEAYEYLSNIYLSTKNYNYALASLEKIKKRDLKLNTAYQKIAYLRGIELFNNSDFGQSIALFNKSLKYPVNQNLEIQSYFWSAEAYYRMEKYDSALINYQLLQSIPGAYGNEAYLNSYYGMGYSNFKNAITHPALPISESMPPKQKTLLKKH; from the coding sequence ATGCGTAAAAAAATTATGTTCTTCCTCTTGTGTTGTGCAATGATTACCGGTAATGCGGCCCTGTACGCACAAAAGACATCTTTTTATCAAAGCCCGCTTATTACTTACCGCGATGCTATTGAATTATTTAATAAAGAAAAATTCGGAGCTGCACAGGAGAAATTTAAACAACTGCTCGGAATAAAATATTACCCTACCGAGATGCGAGCCAATGCCGCATATTACAATGCCATCTGCGGGCTGAAACTTTTCAATGCCGATGCCGAAAACCTTGCTATGGCTTTTATCAAAGCATATCCCGAGAATCCAAAAACCAACATCACTTATTTCCAACTGGCCGACTATTATTTTAAAAGCAAAAAATATGACGAAGCCCTGAAAGCTTACGAAAAAACCAACTCCGAGCAGCTTAGCGCCGAAAACCTTGCTGAATATAAATTTAAATCGGGCTATTGCTATTTCACACAACAGGATTATGACAAAGCCAAAAAAGCTTTCTTTGACATCATTGATAAGGAATCAAAATATTATGCCCCGGCCAACTATTATTTCGCCCACATCGCTTACACGGAAAAAAATTACGAAACTGCACTGAAATCCTTCCGCAAATTGCAAGCCGACGAAGCATACAGCAAAATCGCCCCTTTCTATATGATACAGATTTATTATTACCAGCAGAAGTATGACGAAGTTACTGCTCTTGCCCCTGCCCTGCTTGCCGATTCCAACAACCGGAGGTATCCCGAAATTTCACGCATAGCCGCCGAAGCATATTACCAGACAGAACGCTACAGTGAAGCTATCCCCTATCTTGAGAATTACCTGCAACGAAATACAACCCCCATGTCGCTACAGGATTATTACATGGCAGGTTTCACCTATTTTAAAACCGGCAATTATAACCAGGCTATTGATAATTTTAAAAAAATCAGCACCGCCGAAAACGACTCCCTGACTCAACTCACCTGTTACCACCTCGCTGAATGTTACCTTGCAACCGAACAGAAACAATTTGCCATAAATATGTTTTCGGCAGCTTATAAAATGGATTTCGACAAAGATGTACAGGAAAACGCCATGTTCAGCTATGCCAAGCTTTCCTACGAAACAGGGTACAACCCTTATAACGAATCCATTAATGTATTCAATGAGTATATTGATAAATACCCCAATTCCTCCAACCTTGATGAAGCTTACGAATACCTTTCAAATATTTACCTTTCGACAAAAAATTATAATTATGCTCTTGCCTCACTTGAAAAAATCAAAAAACGTGACTTAAAACTCAATACGGCTTACCAGAAAATAGCTTATCTGCGAGGCATTGAACTTTTCAATAATTCTGATTTCGGTCAGAGTATTGCACTGTTTAACAAATCTCTTAAGTATCCTGTGAACCAGAATCTTGAAATTCAATCTTACTTCTGGTCGGCAGAAGCATATTACCGTATGGAAAAATACGATTCTGCACTGATAAATTATCAGCTGCTGCAAAGCATACCGGGAGCATACGGCAACGAAGCTTACCTGAATTCATATTATGGGATGGGGTATTCTAATTTTAAAAACGCGATTACACATCCAGCCTTACCAATTTCAGAAAGTATGCCACCGAAGCAAAAAACGCTCCTCAAAAAACATTAA
- a CDS encoding tetratricopeptide repeat protein encodes MNRDFASAIENYNKGIGIKLVDADYAMYQKALAEGALAKLETKAASLISMIENYPKSNYRAAAIFELANTYQNMNNSNKAIDYYDMLSREYPNSGYVSQSLLKKGMIYYNSEKDEQALQVLKKVISDFPGTPESKEALVSIRNIYVDKDQVEDFFVYVKGLPFNNVSDSEQDSITYIAVINRYMKNDCVNASKGFKDYIEKFPNGAYLIDAHFYLAECQYRSGESNEALENYNYVTAKPRTKFLEKSLLHAAEINFSNKKYEAALSNYIELEKYAEYKENITLAMAGQMRCNYLLELYGSAIEAAQRLQNTDKLTNEMEVESHMIIGKSAMTMNNYSLAHAEFNAVTKITNSESCAEAKYNIAYIFYLQDNTVESEKAAFDLINQVPSYDYWVAKAFILLADNYVKTGNGHQAKYTLKSIIDNYEGADLVAIAQGKLNEILEAEKAEEQQKAEELLKENELQIPDMDIK; translated from the coding sequence ATGAATCGGGATTTTGCCAGTGCCATAGAAAATTATAACAAAGGGATTGGAATAAAACTGGTTGACGCTGATTATGCCATGTACCAGAAAGCCCTTGCAGAAGGTGCTTTGGCAAAACTTGAAACAAAAGCAGCCTCATTGATTAGCATGATTGAAAACTACCCGAAATCGAACTACCGCGCTGCAGCTATTTTTGAGCTTGCTAATACTTATCAAAACATGAACAACAGCAACAAGGCCATTGATTATTACGATATGCTTTCACGCGAATACCCTAATTCGGGGTATGTAAGCCAATCCTTACTAAAAAAAGGAATGATTTATTACAACTCGGAAAAAGACGAACAAGCATTACAAGTTCTGAAAAAAGTTATCAGTGATTTCCCTGGGACACCGGAATCAAAAGAGGCGCTGGTCAGCATACGCAACATTTATGTTGACAAAGACCAGGTGGAAGATTTTTTTGTATATGTTAAAGGGTTGCCATTTAACAATGTTTCAGACTCAGAGCAGGATTCCATAACTTATATAGCTGTAATTAATCGCTACATGAAAAATGATTGCGTCAATGCTTCCAAAGGATTTAAAGATTATATAGAAAAATTTCCCAACGGAGCATATCTTATTGATGCACATTTTTATCTTGCAGAATGCCAGTACCGTTCAGGGGAAAGCAATGAAGCGCTCGAAAACTACAATTATGTTACGGCAAAACCCCGCACAAAATTTCTGGAAAAATCTTTACTTCATGCTGCTGAGATTAATTTCAGTAATAAAAAATATGAGGCGGCTCTCAGTAATTATATTGAACTCGAGAAATATGCTGAATACAAAGAGAACATCACGCTGGCTATGGCTGGGCAAATGCGCTGCAACTACCTGCTTGAATTATATGGCTCGGCCATAGAAGCGGCACAAAGGCTTCAAAACACCGATAAACTGACAAATGAAATGGAAGTTGAATCACACATGATAATTGGAAAGTCTGCAATGACCATGAATAATTATTCTCTGGCTCATGCCGAATTTAATGCCGTAACAAAAATCACAAACAGTGAATCCTGTGCCGAAGCCAAATATAATATTGCCTATATTTTTTACCTTCAGGATAATACTGTGGAATCGGAAAAAGCAGCTTTTGACCTGATAAACCAGGTACCCTCTTACGATTACTGGGTAGCAAAAGCTTTTATTCTTCTTGCCGACAATTATGTAAAAACCGGCAATGGGCATCAGGCAAAATATACCCTGAAAAGCATTATTGATAATTACGAAGGAGCCGACCTGGTTGCCATAGCACAAGGCAAACTTAATGAGATTCTTGAAGCAGAGAAAGCTGAGGAACAACAAAAAGCTGAAGAATTGCTGAAAGAAAATGAACTCCAGATTCCTGACATGGACATTAAATAA
- a CDS encoding DUF2784 domain-containing protein encodes MFWYHFLDYFFLIFHTVFTLFNIFGWVWEKTRLANFITLSLTAFSWFLLGIFYGIGFCPLTEWHWQVLEKLGNTNLPYSYIRYVILRISGIDTGETLAEVITLIIFFVSFAISVYLNFFRKKHR; translated from the coding sequence ATGTTCTGGTATCATTTTCTCGATTATTTTTTTCTGATATTTCATACGGTTTTTACACTTTTCAATATTTTCGGCTGGGTATGGGAAAAAACACGCCTGGCTAATTTCATAACACTATCTCTTACTGCTTTCTCCTGGTTTTTGCTGGGTATATTTTATGGCATAGGTTTCTGTCCGCTCACCGAATGGCACTGGCAAGTGCTTGAGAAACTTGGGAACACAAACTTACCTTATTCTTATATCCGGTATGTTATTTTGCGTATCAGTGGAATTGACACCGGCGAAACCCTGGCAGAAGTCATAACTTTAATTATCTTTTTTGTATCATTTGCAATTTCTGTGTACTTAAATTTTTTCAGGAAAAAGCATAGATAA